The following nucleotide sequence is from Micropterus dolomieu isolate WLL.071019.BEF.003 ecotype Adirondacks unplaced genomic scaffold, ASM2129224v1 contig_13543, whole genome shotgun sequence.
GTAACTTTAGTCTCCAAAACTTTTGAAGATGTAATATTTCTAACATGTTTTCAATCTAAAATCATTCTTTCTGTCTTGGCCAGCTGCTGTGGATGATTGGTCAGTTTGAAATTTTCTTTTGGCCAATAGCAGCTCCTCTCGGCCTGGACCAATCAGCGCCGTCGTCGCGCCCGCTCTTCCTTTATAAAGCCGCTGCTCGCAGCCTGTCGGGATTCTTGTTTATCTGTGAACACGGACAAGTTAGAGAGACTAAAATGGCCAGAACCAAGCAGACCGCGCGTAAATCCACCGGAGGAAAAGCTCCCAGGAAGCAGCTGGCCACCAAGGCTGCCCGTAAGAGCGCCCCGGCCACCGGCGGAGTGAAGAAGCCCCACCGCTACAGGCCCGGTACCGTGGCTCTCCGAGAGATCCGCCGCTACCAGAAGTCCACCGAGCTGCTGATCCGCAAGCTGCCCTTCCAGCGCCTGGTGAGGGAGATCGCTCAGGACTTCAAGACCGACCTGCGCTTCCAGAGCTCCGCCGTCATGGCTCTGCAGGAGGCCAGCGAGGCTTACCTGGTCGGCCTCTTCGAGGACACCAACCTGTGCGCCATCCACGCCAAGAGGGTCACCATCATGCCCAAAGACATCCAGCTGGCCCGACGCATCCGCGGAGAGAGGGCTTAAACTCCCCCCCACACCTCTTTACACCACAACGGCTCTTTTAAGAGCCACCTCACTAAAGCTCAAGAGCTCCTTCCTCTGATCCTCTTCATGTATTTTGATGGCTTATTTCAATGTCAACAATCATTTAATAAACTTGATTCTTGCTAATCTGGGTCCTGATCTTCACATCTGACTACTTTCAATATGGGGAAACTTTCATGTTTCTACTTTTCTTGAGCATTAGCAACAGTGCATTGCTTCAATGTTGCTGACCGAAATATACACTACTGCTTGGGCACATGTGAGGAAGCCTCTGTGCTTTAAAAAGCTGCCTCAGACAACATGTAGTACACTCAGGAGCTCCTTCCTCTAATGATCATGTATGGGAAATTGTCACTATTGTACATGTCAAGGTAGTGTGTATAATAAACTGGTATCTACAACTTTAATGGACCAAGTACTAGTGAATAAGGACGATGTTGTACATTTTGTTCATTAGATTCAGTTTAAGGACTCACACTTAGGAGCTGCAGACACACGTAAACTGATGGTTGATAAAGCCTCGCTAAATTGAGTAAACTGTAAAATGGATCTGATGGATAAACCATTTAATCATGAAATATAAGTCAGAGCAGGAAGTGTGTCTTTAGTTTGAGATGTGTGGCTCTTAAAAGAGccgttgtgtgtttgtttgttgtttacttCTTGGCGGGCTTCTCGGTCTTCTTGGGCAGCAGGACCGCCTGGATGTTGGGCAGCACGCCGCCCTGAGCGATGGTGACTCCGCCGAGCAGCTTGTTGAGCTCCTCGTCGTTGCGGACGGCCAGCTGCAGGTGACGGGGGATGATCCTGGTCTTCTTGTTGTCGCGGGCGGCGTTTCCGGCCAGCTCCAGGATCTCAGCGGTCAGGTACTCCAGCACCGCCGCCAGGTACACGGGGGCTCCGGCACCGACGCGCTCCGCGTAGTTTCCTTTACGCAGGAGTCTGTGGACACGACCGACGGGGAACTGGAGCCCGGCGCGGGAGGAGCGGGTCTTTGCCTTTGCTCTGGCTTTGCCTCCGGTCTTTCCTCGTCCAGACATTTTGCGCGTTGATTCTTTCGAGTACGAGAAAGTTTTGTCCAACAGGCCGCCGAAACCACATATATATTTGTACTAAGCTGCTCACTGATTGGCCAGAGTGAGCGTGCCGATGATCACCCAATCAGAAAAGGGTTTACGTCAAATCCCGGTATTAACCACAAAACTTCCGGTTTACTCTGCATgggatttcaaaataaattgtaaTTGTAGCGTTTGCTCCGTTATTATTAACATATCAGTCTCTAAGTCAAAGcgttgtttttcttattgttctAAGAAAATAATCTGTCACAGAGTCACTGCTGATCTTAATTCAGTTGttctatatatataatgtgctgtgcttgtatttatttttgtgacatTATGTCgtcacaaaaatgaaaacaatgaataGAAGAAAAGAATCCTGAAAACAGTGCtaatatgctttattggttgtgaattatatttaaaataaacacggcaatgtaacttcacagactgttcaagtgcggagttgttgtaaacgttggctaacacagctaaagttacagctataatgctaatgttacaatgtgtgaaagctaacattcaaattgtttggccaatttttatgtaattatttattgtgtggttgtggactgaTAATAACttctaccatctgctaggttgaagcagctttgatttggatcacactaccttgtttcttacgacccgcccttccctgcttctgattggctagtagtccttacctgggagctgcgcatgtgcaactcccaacaaagattttgtacaagtaagatgcatcactctgtagctcaagagttcaacacacagggtgaaaagaggagctgcagcaatgtgcagtatgagaaaaatatgaaaattaaaccatgtaaacctgctctcgTACTAAATCCCCTAAATATGATatggaacctgaaaatgagcagaattaCACCTCTTTAATGTACTGTTACAAACTTAAATAACAttggttacgtattgtaaccccagattctatgagtataggcgtagccctctaagagctgtcgctattgggttcatccccgcgcgcatgcgcagtcctgaagatttctttcgcGCCCATGTGCATTGCACGGGCCTCTCTCAGGTCCGCAATTTAGGTATATAATACCGGCgagaccagagatctgctcccAAGAGGtcagctttttttcttcagccAACGCTGGTGGGACCAGTCGGGCCCGCAGCTTAGAGGgctacgcctatactcatagaatctggggttacaatacgtaaccaacgttctatttcgtataggcttcgccctctaagagctgtcgctattgggaTAAGGGCGAAGCCAGATGTAGTCAATGCCCACTGGACCCCCAGCGGCCACAAGCATTAACACACCAGCTCACAGTACCCCAACCACACAACGCACGACAGAGACCAAAACGCAGGCCAATGTCTCCGTCCGGTCCCGAACCAGGCACCCCCGGCACAGAAGGCGAGCGTCCGAACCACCACGCCACGTAAAACCGAGACACGCAGCCACCCGCACCAGACCAGACAACAGGATGGCCGAACGCATCACTCCCTGCCTCCCACCTGCCGCTGTGAGGAAATTGGAACGACAGTTACGCATTGTAACCAGTCCCAACAACGAGCAGAGCAGGCGGGAGGATGGAACAACACACACGCATCCCGGCAACGGggggtgtgtgtgcgcacgaGAGCGCCCAGAgtacaggcacacacagacgcacactgCGGCTTATGTTGAGGGAACAGTAAGGACGGTTGTTACGCATTGTGGCAGTCCAACTGGAGCGCAACTAAGACAGAAAGAGCCCCAACAGCCCGTGGCAAGAGGAGCCTTACCGGCTCCTTTACAGGGAAGCCTATGTGTGCGTAATGTGCCCCGAGCCAGCAGCGTCGCGCCTGGTCTCCAGAACATTCAGTACCGAGTGCGTTAGGGAAAACCCCGATGCATCACGTAAATAGAAGCGGATAAAGGGGCAGGGTAAAGCCCATGATGCCGCTGTGCAAATATCCTCCACAGCCATCCCGCTGAACAGCGCTGTGGAGGAGGACACGGCTCTTGTCGAGTGCGCACGGATGCCGGGTGGGGGGTCCTCCCCAGCCGCAACGTACGCCTGTGTGATGGCCTCACGCAGCCAATGAGCCAACCGTTGTTTTGACAGAGACTTGCCTCGTGAATGCTCTCTGTagtgaacaaacagctgttgAGTTTTTCTGAGGGCAGCCGTGCGCTCTACATAATGAGACAAAACGCGCGCACCGGGCAGAGACGATGAGATGCTTCCTCCGCCTCGTTTcgatgaggaggagggaaaaaaccTTCCAGGGAAATAATCCGTGACCCGAAGGAGCTAGTTATAACCTTGGGCATGAACGCTGGGTTTGGCCTCAAGGTGGCGGAGCTCCCGTCAGCTCTGATAGCGAGGCAGGATGGAGCGACTGAGAGAGCGCACAGATCGCTCACCCTCTTAGCAGAGGTCAGTGCCAAAAGGAGGGCTGTCTTCAGAGACAGCAGTCTGAGAGAAGTTTGCGGCAGTGGCTCAAAGGGGGGATTGCTCAGAGCGCGCAGCACAAGCGGTAAATCCCACTGTGGCGCCAAGGGGCGCGTGACAGGCCGCTGTCTTCTCACTCCTCTTAAAAAACCAGCGGATGCGCAAAAACCGATCTCTCTCCAAAGCCCTCGTGGCAGGAAGAGATGGCCGCCACGTATGATTTGACCGTGGATAAAGCCAGATTTCTGTCcaccagcagctggaggaaggaCAGAACAAGAGATAAGGGACACGAGACGGGGTCCGTGTCTCTTTCCACACACCAGTGCTGAAAAGCGGACCACTTTGCTCTATAAGAAGCAGTAGTGGAG
It contains:
- the LOC123966495 gene encoding histone H3, whose product is MARTKQTARKSTGGKAPRKQLATKAARKSAPATGGVKKPHRYRPGTVALREIRRYQKSTELLIRKLPFQRLVREIAQDFKTDLRFQSSAVMALQEASEAYLVGLFEDTNLCAIHAKRVTIMPKDIQLARRIRGERA
- the LOC123966496 gene encoding histone H2A-like — its product is MSGRGKTGGKARAKAKTRSSRAGLQFPVGRVHRLLRKGNYAERVGAGAPVYLAAVLEYLTAEILELAGNAARDNKKTRIIPRHLQLAVRNDEELNKLLGGVTIAQGGVLPNIQAVLLPKKTEKPAKK